A single region of the Halorhabdus rudnickae genome encodes:
- a CDS encoding methyltransferase family protein produces the protein MIQNIPNWDGTIAHSGGWAIAVIVIVLVSWVFYRYFAPQTWREWAGAGVVQAFVIALYAEMFGFPLTIYLLVRYFGLDREYVSANLWSTLVGVGETGMIISMALGYGLAFVGIGVFIQGWRQVHQARQEDQLVTEGLYSVVRHPQYTGLFIALFGEGIVHWPTIFSVGLFPIIVLTFVWLARKEEREMDTQFGDRYRTYKRKVPMFVPRSGQWRRFLYESRSGPDQ, from the coding sequence ATGATTCAAAACATACCAAACTGGGACGGGACGATTGCTCATTCTGGAGGATGGGCAATCGCGGTTATCGTCATCGTACTCGTCTCGTGGGTATTCTATCGCTACTTTGCACCCCAAACGTGGCGAGAATGGGCTGGTGCTGGTGTTGTACAGGCCTTCGTAATCGCGTTGTACGCCGAAATGTTTGGCTTCCCGTTGACGATTTATCTATTGGTTCGATACTTTGGGCTCGACCGTGAGTACGTGAGCGCGAATCTCTGGTCAACACTGGTTGGCGTAGGCGAGACCGGTATGATCATCTCAATGGCACTGGGATATGGTCTTGCATTCGTTGGAATTGGCGTCTTCATTCAGGGATGGAGGCAAGTTCATCAGGCGCGGCAAGAAGATCAGCTTGTTACTGAGGGCCTATACAGCGTAGTACGACACCCACAATATACTGGCTTATTCATTGCTCTTTTTGGTGAGGGAATTGTTCACTGGCCAACTATCTTTTCTGTCGGGTTATTCCCCATTATTGTTCTGACGTTTGTGTGGTTAGCACGCAAAGAAGAACGCGAAATGGACACTCAATTTGGTGACCGCTATCGAACATATAAACGGAAAGTTCCGATGTTTGTTCCTCGTAGTGGACAGTGGCGTCGGTTTCTCTATGAATCACGATCAGGACCTGACCAATGA
- a CDS encoding NAD(P)/FAD-dependent oxidoreductase translates to MNQRSRIAIIGGGMAGLAAAAGFDDAGFDVELYERQSYDSKRVNCGEAMTAVSKIPLEPTVENGFLNPLPAMEVEVYDGIDADRHHTGAGTFPAADTYITDRNIVEQSWAEQLSEKSVDIHENQSITRTDFHEFADEYDLVVDATGQPSLSSKALGTTNEYSGYMVALNSDVEGDFTELYPNSRIILENYTGYSWAFPKTSQRANVGIGWTVSDRPSDYMKALRDACKRNGWPVPSQEQTNVAIIPEGPSLDPDRTYLPEHSVVRIGDAAGLANRLTGKGISQAVESGFLAAELAKSGQLHTYPDRLYQTMKAEYIFATVVRYFLETRNSQILGSTNSAASGLDIEDVDRSPRAVVLRLLRHPILFTSIFSRSDVLRRVYAGMTNQWELID, encoded by the coding sequence ATGAATCAAAGATCCAGAATTGCGATAATAGGTGGAGGGATGGCCGGACTTGCAGCAGCTGCTGGATTCGACGACGCTGGATTCGACGTCGAACTGTATGAGCGTCAGTCCTACGACAGCAAACGCGTTAATTGCGGAGAAGCGATGACAGCGGTATCGAAGATCCCACTCGAGCCGACTGTAGAGAACGGCTTTCTCAATCCGCTGCCAGCGATGGAAGTGGAGGTGTATGACGGAATCGACGCCGATCGCCACCACACTGGAGCCGGTACCTTTCCTGCTGCGGATACATATATAACGGACCGAAATATCGTTGAGCAGTCCTGGGCAGAACAACTCTCAGAGAAGAGTGTTGACATCCACGAAAACCAGTCTATCACACGGACAGATTTCCACGAGTTCGCCGATGAGTATGATCTCGTCGTTGATGCAACCGGTCAGCCATCACTCTCTAGTAAAGCGCTCGGAACAACCAACGAGTATTCAGGATATATGGTGGCGCTTAACAGTGATGTCGAAGGGGACTTCACCGAATTGTACCCGAACAGCCGGATAATTCTGGAGAACTATACTGGGTACTCGTGGGCATTCCCGAAGACATCGCAACGAGCCAACGTTGGTATCGGCTGGACGGTCAGTGATCGGCCTAGTGATTATATGAAGGCATTGAGGGATGCCTGTAAGCGGAATGGGTGGCCAGTCCCGTCGCAGGAACAGACGAACGTCGCAATCATTCCCGAGGGACCAAGCCTCGATCCCGACAGAACGTATCTTCCGGAGCACTCTGTCGTACGGATTGGTGACGCTGCAGGTCTCGCAAACCGACTCACTGGAAAGGGGATTTCACAGGCCGTCGAATCAGGATTTCTGGCCGCAGAGCTGGCTAAAAGCGGCCAATTACACACATACCCCGACAGATTATATCAGACGATGAAAGCAGAGTATATATTCGCCACAGTTGTGAGATATTTTCTTGAAACTCGCAACTCACAGATCCTTGGATCGACAAACAGTGCGGCTTCCGGATTAGATATTGAAGACGTTGATCGGTCGCCGAGAGCGGTGGTACTGCGGCTACTACGACATCCCATTCTCTTCACAAGCATCTTTTCGAGATCTGACGTTCTTCGACGTGTCTACGCAGGGATGACCAACCAGTGGGAACTGATCGACTGA
- a CDS encoding NADH-quinone oxidoreductase subunit J, translated as MTQHLELIVFVFFALVTLGSALAMVLVEDMWHSALLMGVTLLSIAVHYVMLQAEFVAAMQVLVYVGGVLILISFAVMLTRKQSTSESPSRGASNDD; from the coding sequence ATGACACAACATCTCGAACTGATCGTGTTCGTGTTCTTCGCGTTAGTCACGCTCGGGAGTGCTCTCGCAATGGTCCTCGTTGAGGATATGTGGCACTCTGCGTTACTAATGGGTGTAACACTTCTAAGTATTGCAGTACATTACGTGATGTTACAGGCTGAGTTTGTCGCTGCGATGCAGGTTCTTGTATATGTCGGCGGTGTACTTATTCTGATCAGCTTCGCTGTGATGCTCACACGGAAGCAATCAACATCTGAATCTCCCTCTCGGGGTGCTAGCAACGATGACTAA
- a CDS encoding TATA-box-binding protein — translation MPESKEPLEIQNVVASTELGQELNLEPLADDLPTTEYQPESFPGLVFRTQSPKAATLIFRSGKAVCTGAKSVQDVNNALEFVFNELQTLGIAIDCDREIQIQNIVSSGDFNHRLNLHAVAIGVGLKNIEYEPEQFPGLVYRLETPDVVILLFGSGKAVVTGATSIEQAGTAFDIVESKLQELDLLVK, via the coding sequence ATGCCTGAGTCAAAGGAGCCCCTCGAAATCCAGAACGTGGTCGCCTCAACCGAATTGGGTCAGGAACTGAATCTAGAGCCGTTAGCCGACGACCTTCCCACTACAGAGTATCAGCCGGAATCCTTCCCAGGACTTGTCTTTCGCACCCAATCTCCCAAAGCTGCCACACTTATTTTCCGCTCTGGGAAAGCGGTCTGTACTGGCGCAAAAAGTGTTCAAGACGTTAATAACGCGTTAGAATTCGTGTTCAACGAACTACAAACACTCGGGATCGCTATCGATTGTGACCGTGAAATACAGATCCAGAACATTGTTTCGAGTGGGGATTTCAACCATCGACTGAATTTACATGCGGTTGCAATTGGAGTTGGGCTTAAGAATATTGAATATGAGCCGGAGCAGTTTCCTGGTCTCGTGTACCGACTGGAAACACCAGATGTCGTAATATTGCTGTTTGGGAGTGGAAAAGCCGTGGTCACGGGAGCAACCAGTATTGAGCAGGCTGGAACAGCATTCGACATAGTAGAATCGAAGTTACAAGAATTAGACCTATTAGTTAAATAA
- a CDS encoding IS110 family transposase: MYLGIDVHKRYAQVAVMDEAGEIVEEVRVENANLDDLAQRYAGAEAALEATSNYYHIHDTLSEHLDVTVAHPKELTQIANSDKKTDRVDAKELARMVRLNSMPESYVPTDEIREARALVRGRQTLVEDRTKYANKVHGLLSDHGITEDVKPLSVEGREFLRELSFPTPWNSLLESYLAVIETLTEEIHNLDETIEERAGSLKETQLLMTIPGVSYYTALTIYAELGEISRFDGDKEVVSYVGLNPVIRESGDSRIEGSISKRGSGRVRWLLVQASHTAVHTCNDEYLSRFYERLASRKNSQKAIVATARKMLVSIYHMLNQGEVYDPPGVSA, from the coding sequence ATGTACCTCGGAATTGATGTTCACAAACGGTACGCACAGGTGGCAGTAATGGATGAGGCTGGTGAGATCGTCGAAGAGGTTCGCGTCGAGAACGCGAACCTCGACGATCTCGCCCAGCGATATGCTGGTGCCGAAGCTGCACTGGAAGCGACCAGCAATTACTACCACATCCACGATACGCTGTCGGAACATTTGGATGTGACTGTTGCCCACCCGAAAGAGCTGACTCAGATCGCGAATTCGGACAAGAAAACTGATCGCGTCGACGCAAAAGAACTCGCGCGGATGGTACGGCTGAACTCCATGCCAGAAAGCTACGTTCCGACCGACGAGATCAGGGAAGCCCGCGCACTCGTGCGCGGGCGACAGACGTTGGTTGAGGATCGAACCAAGTACGCCAACAAAGTCCACGGGTTGCTTTCCGATCACGGTATCACGGAGGATGTGAAGCCGTTGAGCGTGGAGGGACGAGAGTTCCTGCGGGAACTCTCGTTCCCGACGCCATGGAATTCGTTGTTAGAGTCGTATCTTGCGGTGATAGAGACGCTCACCGAAGAGATTCACAATCTCGACGAGACAATCGAAGAACGCGCTGGGTCTCTGAAGGAGACCCAGCTGCTGATGACAATTCCTGGCGTGAGTTACTATACGGCACTGACGATATACGCGGAGTTGGGCGAAATCAGCCGATTTGACGGTGACAAAGAAGTCGTCAGCTACGTCGGGTTGAATCCGGTGATCCGCGAGTCAGGCGACTCGCGGATCGAAGGGAGCATCTCGAAGCGTGGATCGGGGAGGGTCCGATGGCTGCTCGTCCAAGCTTCCCATACAGCAGTTCACACCTGTAACGACGAGTATCTGAGTCGCTTCTACGAGCGGCTAGCGAGTCGGAAGAACTCACAGAAAGCAATCGTGGCGACAGCGCGAAAGATGTTGGTGTCGATCTATCACATGCTCAACCAAGGTGAAGTGTATGACCCACCTGGTGTAAGCGCGTAG
- the nuoK gene encoding NADH-quinone oxidoreductase subunit NuoK, whose amino-acid sequence MIAVQYYLLLSAGLFSIGLFGILTRRNALMFLMSVELMLNAANINFVAFSYQWGNLTGQTFSLFVMALAAAEVAVGLGIILVLYRNFKDLDVTKAATMRW is encoded by the coding sequence ATGATTGCAGTTCAATACTACCTACTACTGTCGGCAGGACTGTTCAGTATCGGGTTGTTCGGGATTTTGACCCGGCGAAACGCGTTAATGTTCTTGATGTCTGTTGAACTAATGCTCAACGCGGCAAACATAAATTTCGTTGCCTTCTCATATCAATGGGGGAATCTCACGGGGCAAACGTTCAGCCTCTTCGTCATGGCCCTCGCTGCTGCAGAGGTCGCTGTCGGACTTGGAATTATTCTTGTCTTGTACCGGAATTTCAAGGATCTCGATGTCACAAAGGCGGCAACTATGCGCTGGTAA
- a CDS encoding permease: MPGLVGGILESLRIGVGFFWVAAWAIIMGLTITSFVQVYVSKERMARVLGDGDLSGLIKATVFGAASSGCSFGAVAIGKGLFKKGAHAVNFMAFQFASTNLIVELGLMILILLGWEFLLAELLGGLVLIAVMAIIVHLTLPENLFDDVRKTLNERDHESGVTEDPTCGMEGKDEYSLTTDSGETVKFCSEGCMETYHQETASHGEWRDELLSWGGWYKVGNQFRKEWSMIWTDVIAGFLISGFVIVFVPQWVWNTLFIQGDGLLLTAENAIMGVAIAVISFVGSIGNVPFAVALWGGGVSFAGVIAFIYADLITIPVLNVYRKYYGWKIMLYILGVFFVTMAFSGFLMELLFNALDIVPNLAGGETATERTYFKIDYTFYLNLIAFALSGLLLYVYRRGLGAPGQYRDPVCGMRVDDSEPSLIHDGETYYFCSKACKRTFEEDPAEFAQQHPAVSETETFQSHDRH, encoded by the coding sequence ATGCCAGGCCTCGTCGGTGGTATCCTCGAGTCATTACGCATCGGTGTCGGATTCTTCTGGGTGGCGGCGTGGGCTATCATTATGGGCCTCACGATCACGAGTTTCGTCCAGGTCTACGTCTCCAAGGAGCGAATGGCCCGAGTCCTCGGGGACGGCGACCTGAGCGGACTCATCAAGGCGACTGTCTTCGGGGCAGCGAGTAGTGGCTGTAGCTTCGGTGCGGTCGCCATCGGCAAGGGCCTGTTCAAAAAAGGTGCACACGCCGTGAATTTCATGGCGTTCCAGTTCGCCTCGACGAACCTCATCGTCGAACTTGGATTGATGATTCTAATTCTGCTGGGCTGGGAGTTCCTCCTCGCGGAACTGCTCGGCGGCCTCGTCCTCATCGCTGTCATGGCGATCATCGTTCACCTTACCCTCCCCGAGAACCTCTTCGACGACGTTCGGAAGACACTCAACGAACGCGACCACGAATCGGGCGTCACGGAGGATCCTACCTGTGGCATGGAGGGAAAAGACGAGTACTCCCTCACGACCGACAGCGGTGAAACGGTAAAATTCTGTTCAGAAGGGTGTATGGAGACTTACCATCAGGAAACGGCGAGCCACGGCGAGTGGCGCGACGAGCTATTGTCGTGGGGTGGCTGGTACAAGGTCGGCAATCAGTTCCGCAAGGAGTGGTCAATGATCTGGACGGACGTTATCGCGGGATTTCTCATCTCCGGGTTCGTCATCGTCTTCGTTCCCCAATGGGTGTGGAACACGCTGTTCATCCAGGGTGATGGCCTCCTCCTGACCGCTGAGAACGCGATAATGGGCGTCGCTATTGCCGTCATTAGCTTCGTTGGCAGCATTGGGAATGTCCCGTTCGCGGTCGCGTTGTGGGGTGGCGGCGTCAGCTTCGCCGGTGTCATCGCGTTCATCTACGCCGATCTCATCACGATTCCCGTCCTCAACGTCTACCGGAAGTACTACGGTTGGAAGATCATGCTGTACATCCTCGGGGTTTTCTTCGTGACGATGGCCTTCAGTGGATTCCTCATGGAACTTCTGTTCAATGCCCTTGACATCGTTCCAAACCTGGCCGGTGGAGAAACAGCAACGGAACGGACATACTTCAAAATCGACTATACGTTCTACCTCAACCTTATCGCGTTCGCACTCTCGGGGCTCCTCTTGTACGTCTATCGACGGGGATTAGGTGCACCCGGCCAGTACCGCGACCCCGTCTGTGGGATGCGAGTCGACGACAGCGAGCCGAGTCTCATCCACGATGGCGAGACGTACTACTTCTGCTCGAAGGCCTGCAAGCGAACGTTCGAAGAAGACCCGGCAGAATTTGCCCAACAACACCCGGCGGTCTCAGAGACGGAAACTTTCCAGAGCCACGACCGTCACTGA
- a CDS encoding helix-turn-helix transcriptional regulator, which yields MNRRRVDTGVGLLVAAVVIVGGALSWDAYQQQQSFEQMGSMMNMGTSMGGIHGTSPLWYVLGTILVSTVVGGGYLVIRDDLTSTDASERAQKEVTSPDDHEMAGLPEETTQTEGGINPESQPQARVLDLLPDDERRILEPVLSSPGITQIELRDRSDFSKSKVSQTVSDLEKRGLLSRERQGRTYRIYPSDDLQQNQAK from the coding sequence ATGAATCGACGGCGAGTTGATACAGGGGTTGGTCTTCTCGTCGCTGCCGTCGTAATCGTCGGCGGGGCACTCAGTTGGGACGCGTACCAGCAACAACAGTCGTTCGAACAGATGGGATCGATGATGAATATGGGTACATCGATGGGGGGTATTCACGGAACGAGTCCGCTCTGGTACGTCCTCGGAACCATCCTCGTTTCAACTGTCGTCGGTGGGGGGTATCTCGTGATACGAGACGACCTCACCAGCACAGACGCGAGCGAGCGCGCACAAAAAGAGGTGACCAGTCCGGATGACCATGAGATGGCTGGATTGCCGGAGGAAACCACCCAAACAGAGGGGGGTATCAATCCAGAGTCTCAGCCACAGGCTCGCGTACTGGACCTCTTGCCGGATGACGAACGTCGAATTCTCGAACCGGTCCTCTCCTCGCCTGGCATCACACAAATCGAACTCCGGGATCGCTCGGACTTCTCGAAGAGTAAGGTGAGCCAAACCGTGAGTGACCTCGAGAAACGCGGCTTACTATCCCGAGAGCGCCAGGGGCGAACGTATCGGATCTATCCGAGTGATGATTTGCAGCAGAATCAAGCAAAGTGA